CTGTCGAGGTGGTTTGTCCTCCCATTCCGATGACTGAGATCGCGCGTCTTGATGCAATGGTGCAAGCTTTGCGCCAGGCTGGCGCGGTCGGGACCGACGAGTCGATCATCGCGGCCTATGGCCTTCATATCAATGTCGAGCTGCCAGGCCTCGACGCTTCGACACTTCATGACTATTTGCGCGCGTTCTGCTTGTTGCAGTGGTGGCTTGTGGATGCTCATGAGGTCGATCTTGCGCGACGGCTGAGTCCCTACATCGATCTGTATCCTGAAGCTTATGTCCGACAAGTCTTGCAGCGTGAACATCCGGACATGGGCCAGATCATGGCTGACTACCTTCAATACAATCCTAGCCGGAACCGTGCGATGGATCTCCTGCCGTTGCTGAGCGAGATCGACCGGCAGGCAGTGCAGCAGGTCGTGGATGATGATCGCGTCAAGGCGCGCCCAGCATTTCACTACCGTTTGCCAAACTGTCAGATCGATCGGCCAGACTGGACGCTGGCCAGTGCCTGGAATGTCTGGTTTCATGTGGAGTGGCTGGCATTCAGGCCTGAGTTGATTGAGGAACTGGCCCATGCCTTTCTAGGCTCGGAACGCTGGCTGCTGGGGGTGGATCGTGCCGCCTGGGTTCATTATGTCGACCAATGGCTAAAAGACCACGAGTAGGCGTCACAGGCAATGGCAGGCGCTGGGCACCAAGCTGGTGGTCGAGCGCGCTTGCGCTCTGGATCGCTGGGGCAATTCCCGTCAGGATCAGTGTGCGGCATGACTCAGGTGATCTGCCGCTGGACGCACTGATCATCGGAGGTGGCAACGACATCGGTCCGGAACATTACGGGGGCGATGTTCAGAATAAAGTCCGTATCGATACGGACAGGGATGCGCTTGAAATCAAATGGATTCGTCGGGCGTTCGAGCAGAGCCTGCCGCTGATGGGGATCTGTCGTGGCGCCCAGCTGATCAATGTGGTGCTCGGTGGATCGCTTCATCAGGATATCCGGAAGATGCGCCGTCACACCCGCAACCGTCCAGGTTTGCTGGCAACCAAGCATGTCGAACTGGCCGAACGATCGCTGGTCGCAAGCGTCTGTGGACGAAGGCGCATCCGGGTCAACAGTCTGCATCATCAGGCAGTTGACCGGCCAGGCCTGTCCGTTGAGCTGGTCGGACACGATCGTGACGGGATTGTGCAGGCGATCGAAGGGCGTGAGGGAAAGGTGTTTGTCGGTGTACAGTGGCATCCGGAGTATCTGGTTTACCTGCCCAGTCATCTGGCCTTGTTTCGCTGGCTGGTGTCGTCTGCGAGGCAGACTGTCTGATCAAGTTTTGGAGCACAGACTGGCCTGTACAAGAATCCACCTGAGCAACTTGCTGCTCAAGTCGGTGCCTGAACTGATGCCAGAACCCTTTCGTCCGGAGGACGCCGTTTGTCATGAGTCAGGAAGAGTCTGCAGTCGATTCGCTATGGGAGTTTGTGCCGCTTTCTGAGTACAGATTGCCAGTAGCGCCTGCCCAGAGTGTCGCCAGCGATCTCTGGAAAACGGTCAAGCGGGTGTTTGTGAGGGACCAGGATCCCTTGACTGAGCCCTTGCAGAAGGAGCGCGAACTGCACGGACTTTCGCAGGTGCAACTGGCTCACCTGGTGCCATCGCTGGAGTGGGACCACGCCAGTGCTGCGCTGGAGGCCCAGTTGCGGGACTGGGTAGCGGATTCAGATGCGCCGTTCAACGTGCGGTGTCTCATCACCCCGCCATATGTGGACCGCGCGAACATGCTCAGGCAATGGGCGCAACGGCACGATGCTCAAGTGCTGCAGGCGCCTGATCTTGAAATGGTTTTGCAGGCCAGATCTATGGTCTGGCCATTGGCTGACGGTCATCTCTGGGTGATTCCGGATCTGGAACGTTACTTTTTGCGACACTCGCACGGTCTGGGCATGGTGCGCGACCTTCTCAATCACGCTTGTGCGCAACATGGGAAAAAGATTCTGCTCGGGTGTGACAGCTGGTCCTGGAGTTACCTGCGACGGGTATGCCGTGCGCCCATTGTGGGTGCGCTCACGCTCCAGGCGTTCGATGCCGGTCGTCTTGAGCGTTTGTTTTGCGGGATGGCCGAGGTTGATGCAGGAAGCAGGCTTTGTTTCCTGAATGCACAGAACGGCCACAATATCATCACAGTGCCTGATGGCTCCGAGGGGTCCCGGGTTGAGCTTGAGCATCTCGCTGCCCATTGCCGCGGGAATGTTGGCACCGCGGTGAACTACTGGCGGGAATCTTTACGTTCCACTGAACAAGCGCCCGGACCTGGGTCACGCGAAGACCCGGACTCAGACCCGGATTCTGGGCAGCTCGCTGACAGCACTCATAGAATCTGGGTTTCAAGCTTGCTGCCTGATGTGACGCTCCCCTCAGGCAAGGACGAAGACGCGTTTCTCCTGATGCATGCGCTGCTCCTGCATGGCGGACTTGATCTTGCCGGATTGATGCAAACGTTACCCATGTCGCCTAATCGTGTCGAGGCACTGGTTGAGCGCATGCACCAGATGGGCTTGCTTGAGGAGCGCAAGGCTGTCTGGTTCATCAGGTCAATTGCCTATGCCGCGGTACGCGATGTATTGGTCAGTCACAATTATCTCTCGGATGATTTCTAGGCTCAGGAGGCTGCATGAACGAGAGCGGACAAATTTCCCAGATACTGCGACCCCTGGGTACAACAGACCTGATCGAACTCGGTCTGATCATCGCGTCAGCGATCGTGCTGATCACATTGATGCAAAGACTGATCCCATGGGTGGCTGAGCGCTTTACTGGCAAGAGGCGTTTATTGCTTCTGTCTTCTGTTCCGGTTATCCGGTTGGTTCTCATTCTCTGGGCTGTCATCCTGGTAGTCCCGATTCTGATAGAGCCTTCCCTGCAGAATACGGCGGTGTTGCTGGGTAGCGTCGGACTGGCGATCGGATTCGCGCTGAAAGACTATGTCAGCAGTCTCATTGCCGGTGTCGTGGCGGTTGGCGAGCAGAACTACCGCAATGGTGACTGGGTGCGCATCGGTGATGTCTATGGCGAGGTGCGCCACGTAGGGATGCGCACGCTGGAAATCGTCACGCCGGATGATGACCGGGTGCTGGTCCCTCATCAACAACTCTGGACTCAGCCTGTTCACAACGCCAGTAACGGGGATGCGCGTCTGCAATGTGTTGCGGACTTTTATCTACACCCTGAGCATGACGGGATGGCAGTGTGCCGAGTACTCGAGGATGTAGCGCTCACCAGTCCTTACTTGTATTTTGATGATCCGGTCTCGGTCGTTGCCAAAGAGCATCCGTGGGGGACTCACTACAAGATTCGGGCATATCCAGTCGACAGCACCCAGCAATTCCGGTTCATTACGGATCTCACCATCAGGGGCCGATCGGCGCTTCAGGATATTAGTGTCCGGTTCGCTGTATCGCCTGTAGTGTCAGGTGTTGGCAGCTGATATAAGGTTTTTGATTATTGTGCTCACCATCAGATGGTCATATAGTGAGCACAATATGGATCGGATCTGGCATAAGGTTTGCCTGGTTTTGTCGCATTGGTGGAGTGAGGAGGGAGAGTCTGGATTGTCCTGACGTTGACAGGCCTTGCGAGGAGCAGACAGGCGCTGTCAGTTGACGACGTGGCTGGAGGAGGGTGTGGTGTGCGTAGTGGCAATGATATCGGGCAAAAACCAGGACGCTCGGGCCGACATGATGTGTGTGTCTTACTGACCCTGTGCGCCTTGCTACTGATCGCCGGCTCGGCGATGGCGCAGTCACGTTCGCCGGAGATGCTGATGTCTATGCAGTGGGCCGCGGTGACGGACCCGGATCAGTGGGTCAGGATGCTTGAACCGTTGATCCAGTCGACAGAGCAGATTCTTGCCCTGGCAAACGAGATGACTGCGATCGTCATGAAGTGGGTGGGCCAGTTTGGTGGTTCGGGGGATCAGAGCGTCACCGACATGCTGGGACAGCCATTTGTGGATGGGCTCAGTATGCTGAAGGCGTTGATGCAAAAGATCGAGCAGGAGTTGATTCCCGCGCTCAAAACTTGACGCCTGTTTCCTGCACTCATTGTTTTCATGCCTTGCCTAGTGCGCCATGACAAACCTGTTTCTGCCGCCATTTTTAGCATCATAAAGCGCTGCGTCTGCTTTGGCGATGAGATCCTCTGTTGCACCAGACTCTGCCGCAATGGCGCTCACACCGCCGACGCTCACCGTAACGTGACTGGCCGCATCTGATTTCTCGTGTGGCAGGTCCAGTGCAGCCACCGCCTGGACAACACGCTCTGCCATTAGCGCGACGCCTCTCTGGTCTGTATCGGGCAGTATGACGGCCAACTCTTCCCCACCATAACGAGCAAGCAGATCGGTCTTGCGTGACAGCGTTTGTCTGATCGCGTTGGCGACTGCGCGCAGACAGTCATCACCTGCCTGGTGGCCGTAGGTATCGTTGTAACGCTTGAAATAGTCGACATCAATCATCAGCAGCCCAATGGTCTCGCCCCTGCGGCTGGATTGTGCGCAGGCCAGTTCCAGTTGCTCATCAAAATAAGCGCGATTGGCGATTTGAAGCAGTCCATCGGTTCTGGAAAAGGCTTCAAGTTGCCGGTTTGCCTGAATCAGGTCGGCATTGGCCTGGGCGAGCTCTTCCGTACGCAGTCTGACTCGATCTTCAAGTTGCGTGTTGGCCTCGGCGAGCTTGGTGTTTTGTACCGTGAGCACCTTGTAAAGCTGATTGATCATTTTCAGCAAAGCCTGAGTGCTGTTATCCTGGGCGGACCCTTCAAGTTCCCAGGCATGCGCAGGATCCATCCCCTCTCGAACACGACGAATCTGCCTGGCCAGTGACTGGTCCACGCCCAGGATATGCATGCCGAGCCAGGAAGTCAGGAATCCGACGAAGACTTCAGGGTTGTTGGCAATGATCTCCCTTTGCGTCCAGAGGGCCTTGACCTGTTCTACAAACTGGTCGTGCAAGGCTTTGTGTATGTCGATATGGCGCGGATCGACTCCCGCCCCTTCCATCAACGCCTCTTCATCTGTAAAGTGATAGTGCGTGTAGTCAACGACACTTTCGAACGCTTTCTCTATGATCTCCTCCCGGTTGGTGTCCGTGGAGAAGAGGGACTCGTTGAGTTCGTTGAACAAATCAACAAGCTGGTGATGCTGGGAGTCAACGCTTTCGATGCCAGTCAGGAAATTTTTGTCCCAGGCGAATGTTTCCATCAATCAAACTCCTTGTCGACTGTGAGTGGACGCTTGCCCAGCCACGGTAGCATTAGCCAGCGCAAATCCGTGCAAGACCGGACTGAAGGTTGCAACAGCTGCGTTGATGCGCAGAGTTCAACTTTTACGGCGGTTATCCGCCTCTCGGCTTGTTTTGGTTGTTGGTTTTTGTTGTCCGGAGCTTTTGTCATTCAGGTCCTGCTGTGTTTGCCCGGGACAGTAGCGACGAGTGTATCAGCATGACATGTGAGGAAGGGGGCGTGCGGCTAACTCTGCACTGTGTGCGCATACCCTCGCTGGCGCGACTTCAGGCAAGCGGACCTGGCGGGGCTCGATGTGGGCGCTCTCGTGAGGCGGGCCAGAGAAGTCAGACGGTTAGCGTCGCACAGAGGCGGTTATTTTCTGCAGGTGCGGCTAAAGGGGCGGTGATCGTGTCAGGATTGGGGTGTGAGCCAATGTCAGCAATTTAGCCTCCCGTGCGTTGATCTGCTTAGTCCCGCGGGATTATTGACCAGCTGTCCGGCTGTGGGCTACGCTTTGATTTGACTGATTCTTTGTCCCGGAGGGATGTTGTGTTCGCAAAACTTGGAATAACAGCTGGTTTGTTCTGTGCAAGCCTGGGCCTGTCTGGTGTGGCTGTCGCGCAGACATTTGAAGGAACCATTGATGGCAAGCCGCAGACCTGGCATATTTTGACAAAGGGGAATGAGTCAACGGTCAGCATCTCGGAACAAGGACCGGGCATCCAGATGGTGGTGATTCAAGGCCATGCCGAACCCAGTTACGCGATTAAAGGCACATTGACCATCAACGTGGCGCTCATGAATGGTCAGCCACTGGCATCTCCAGACGTCATGTATTTCCCGGGAGACAAGATGTTGCCCAGCTATACGTCCGATGCCGATGCGCCGGGCGAATTCAGCATTGCACTCAAGGATGAGACCTCGCAGAAGGTGCAGGTGCAAGGACAGTACAAGGGCAGGCTGTATCTGGCTGAAAAAATTGGCCAGGATCTGAACAAAGACAAGTCTATCGATGTCAGCGTCAGTTTTGATCTGCCCGCCCTCAAAATGAAGCAGTAACGTCGATTGAAACATAAGGGCGATCGGGGCTCGAAGGCAGTTGCTCACTCAGTAGCAAGTTGTTTGCCTCGATCCCTGGCGCCTCAAGCGAGGGCATTAAAGCTGGGTGGCTCGACTGATCGCTTCTAGTGTTTGTGCCAGGTTCGTATGAAGTCTTTTGCCAGTCGCATTGATGCATCTCGTCATCCGCGTTAACATTCGGGTTCTCCCGGATATTCGCAGACCCATGTAATTTCCTCACCCACACGTAATGCTGCCCGATCCGGTGCCGGATGGGTTGTTTTACCGTCACCCAACATACATCTGCCATGTGCTGCCTGGTTACCCAGACAGGGCAGGCTTTCACGCTGCTTCTTCAAGCCCTTGTTTCACAGTATTTGCGTTGTAGGCGAGGTCCCACTCTGCAGTGGTTTACCAGCTTCGTGCCCGATCAATGTGTGATTGTGACGAGCTGACACATTCAGTTTGAATGCGGACCGAAGATGCAGTGCTCATCGCTACTATTCAAAACGGTTCATGGACTCTATCAAACAAGACTGGTTTTCCAATGTGCGCAACGACCTGCTGGCTGGTCTGGTTGTGGCGCTCGCGCTCATTCCTGAAGCCATTGCATTTTCGATCATTGCTGGCGTGGATCCCAAGATTGGCCTTTATGCGTCTTTCTGTATCGCTGTGGTTATTGCCTTTGCGGGTGGACGACCTGGCATGATTTCGGCCGCCACAGCCGCGATGGCAGTTGTCATGGTCACGCTGGTCAAAGAGCATGGCCTGCAGTACCTCCTCGCTGCCACGGTGCTTACCGGGGTATTGCAGATCATTGCCGGATGGGTGCGGCTCGGGGTGCTGATGCGGTTTGTTTCCAAGTCTGTGGTGACGGGCTTTGTCAATGCGCTGGCAATACTCATCTTCATGGCCCAGTTGCCTGAACTGACCAACGTGACATGGCATGTCTACGCCATGACAGCGGCCGGGCTGGGGATCATCTATGGTTTGCCCTATCTGACCAAGGCGGTTCCCTCACCACTCATTGCGATTGTTGTGCTGACGATCTTCTCGATGCTGGTCGGTCTCGATATCAGAACGGTTGGCGACATGGGAGAGTTGCCGGACAGTCTGCCTGTTTTTCTGATTCCTGATGTGCCATTCAATTTTGAGACCTTGCAAATCATTCTGCCTTACTCGCTGACTCTGATGATGGTTGGATTGCTGGAGTCCATGATGACAGCGACGATCGTCGACGATCTGACTGACACCAAGAGCAACAAGAATCGTGAATGTGTCGGGCAGGGCGTGGCCAATATTGCCAGTGGATTCATTGGAGGCATGGCGGGTTGCGCCATGATTGGTCAGTCCGTCATCAATATCAAGTCCGGTGGGCGTGGTCGACTGTCAACGCTGAGCGCCGGGATCTTTTTGCTAATTATGGTTGTGTTTCTGGGCGACTGGGTCAGCCAGATTCCGATGGCTGCGCTGGTGGCGGTCATGATCATGGTTTCGATCGGGACGTTTAGCT
This sequence is a window from Orrella marina. Protein-coding genes within it:
- a CDS encoding mechanosensitive ion channel family protein encodes the protein MNESGQISQILRPLGTTDLIELGLIIASAIVLITLMQRLIPWVAERFTGKRRLLLLSSVPVIRLVLILWAVILVVPILIEPSLQNTAVLLGSVGLAIGFALKDYVSSLIAGVVAVGEQNYRNGDWVRIGDVYGEVRHVGMRTLEIVTPDDDRVLVPHQQLWTQPVHNASNGDARLQCVADFYLHPEHDGMAVCRVLEDVALTSPYLYFDDPVSVVAKEHPWGTHYKIRAYPVDSTQQFRFITDLTIRGRSALQDISVRFAVSPVVSGVGS
- a CDS encoding gamma-glutamyl-gamma-aminobutyrate hydrolase family protein, whose protein sequence is MAKRPRVGVTGNGRRWAPSWWSSALALWIAGAIPVRISVRHDSGDLPLDALIIGGGNDIGPEHYGGDVQNKVRIDTDRDALEIKWIRRAFEQSLPLMGICRGAQLINVVLGGSLHQDIRKMRRHTRNRPGLLATKHVELAERSLVASVCGRRRIRVNSLHHQAVDRPGLSVELVGHDRDGIVQAIEGREGKVFVGVQWHPEYLVYLPSHLALFRWLVSSARQTV
- a CDS encoding amidoligase family protein — its product is MQNPSRYRFPDRIETASGAVRKVGFELEFSGVGLDETAKAVAQALNGDRRVCSVAEQKVVVGGLGEFVIELDWSFLKKQARAVGPEDELAQSLLAPLSRAASALVPVEVVCPPIPMTEIARLDAMVQALRQAGAVGTDESIIAAYGLHINVELPGLDASTLHDYLRAFCLLQWWLVDAHEVDLARRLSPYIDLYPEAYVRQVLQREHPDMGQIMADYLQYNPSRNRAMDLLPLLSEIDRQAVQQVVDDDRVKARPAFHYRLPNCQIDRPDWTLASAWNVWFHVEWLAFRPELIEELAHAFLGSERWLLGVDRAAWVHYVDQWLKDHE
- a CDS encoding GGDEF domain-containing protein; amino-acid sequence: METFAWDKNFLTGIESVDSQHHQLVDLFNELNESLFSTDTNREEIIEKAFESVVDYTHYHFTDEEALMEGAGVDPRHIDIHKALHDQFVEQVKALWTQREIIANNPEVFVGFLTSWLGMHILGVDQSLARQIRRVREGMDPAHAWELEGSAQDNSTQALLKMINQLYKVLTVQNTKLAEANTQLEDRVRLRTEELAQANADLIQANRQLEAFSRTDGLLQIANRAYFDEQLELACAQSSRRGETIGLLMIDVDYFKRYNDTYGHQAGDDCLRAVANAIRQTLSRKTDLLARYGGEELAVILPDTDQRGVALMAERVVQAVAALDLPHEKSDAASHVTVSVGGVSAIAAESGATEDLIAKADAALYDAKNGGRNRFVMAH
- a CDS encoding SulP family inorganic anion transporter — translated: MDSIKQDWFSNVRNDLLAGLVVALALIPEAIAFSIIAGVDPKIGLYASFCIAVVIAFAGGRPGMISAATAAMAVVMVTLVKEHGLQYLLAATVLTGVLQIIAGWVRLGVLMRFVSKSVVTGFVNALAILIFMAQLPELTNVTWHVYAMTAAGLGIIYGLPYLTKAVPSPLIAIVVLTIFSMLVGLDIRTVGDMGELPDSLPVFLIPDVPFNFETLQIILPYSLTLMMVGLLESMMTATIVDDLTDTKSNKNRECVGQGVANIASGFIGGMAGCAMIGQSVINIKSGGRGRLSTLSAGIFLLIMVVFLGDWVSQIPMAALVAVMIMVSIGTFSWGSLRSLKDHPKSSSVVMVATVLVTVLTHDLAMGVLTGVLLSGVFFAAKVGTILTVESVSEDEGRTRNYVVLGQVFFASADQFVDAFDYKEVIERVRIDVSRSHFWDITAVTALDKVVLKFRREGTEVEVLGLNEASATMVDKFAVHDKSDGRDMLVGH